The region cttagtacaccggggagagtagccgcgatccttggcattagaccaacttaggccaaaagcctaagcttgggggagaacgtatttctcaccgactttatattcatgttcacacactattctagttgtcggtgctcatactctttcattgtattgtccatgctagtttaatttctttttctagttttcttcttgtgagtTTGATAAACCTTatagaaaacccaaaaaaaatagttagtttaatatccatgcttgtagtagtaattaaaatgaaaacccaaaaagatttctcgttcttcttttgcttgttggaagctttcccgtgtgaatagtttcttttctttcctttgggggtcaagaatagaagaccataatgaaaatgcttagtggctctcatatgcatgattgttgatttaatttagagcccatattaccttgtcttctctcttgaattgaatgcttgcagattccagcttagtccaatgcacgtgcactattattattatacacacctttcggtcatgcaagtgaaaggaaataatgacgatatatgatgaactgattgagatgagagaagctggtatgaacttgacctctcttgtttttgtaaatatgatgagttcaccgttcctgattcagcctattatgaagtaaacatatttgcaatgacatttagagattatagttgcttatgccatgcttaattagctaggagcttataatggtttaccttgcgtgccaacatgctattaaaatgattgtgatgtggtatgatgggatgatatcctcctttgaatgaattgagtgactcgacttggcacatgttcacgcatgtagttgaaacaaaatcaacatagccttcacgacatttatgttcatggtggattatatcctactcatgtttgcacctagtgtaaattaattttaatgcatgttcatgactgttgtctctctctctctcagttggtcgtttcctagtattttgctagccttcacctgtactaagtaggaatactgcttgtgcatccaaactccataaaccccaaagttattccatatgagtccaccataccttcctatatgcggtatttatctgccgttccaagtaaatttgtatgtgccaaactccaaaccttctaatgaaattatgttttgtatgctcgagcagctcatgtttcaactagggttgtctgtatcttccatgctaggtgggttattctcaagaggactggactccgctcctcattaatGAGAAAATGGCTAGTAACTAGGatgccagtcccatgatcaaaaagatcaaagaaaatcaaaataattaaacaaaactcccccagggctgttgctagttggaggcactcgctttttcgagcaagccatggattgatgcttgttggtggtgggggagtataaacttttaccattttgtttgggaaccgcctataatgtatgtagtatggaagatatcgccatctcacagttgttgcgttgacagtgaaagtatgccactcaaaatgctattcatctctattttaaaatcgagctctagcacctctacaaatccctgcttccctctgtgaagggcttatctatttactttttatgttgagtcatcaccctcttattaaaaagcacccgctggagagcacgctgtcacttgcattcattactattagtttatattgcgtatgacttgactggatctcttttaccatgaattacaatgtttagtcagtccttgatctttaaaggtgctctgcatttatgttttgcggtctcagaaagggcaagcgagataccattttgtcatattatatcatgattgttttgagaaagtgttgccatccgagatttattattattgctcgctagttgattatccattgatatgagtaaatatgagacctaagtgttattgtgaatatggttagttcataatctttgctgaaaacttaaatgctggctttacatatttacaacaacaagagcaaatagagtttgtaaaagtttttatttatcactttcagtttatcaactgaattgcttgaggacaagcaaaggtttaagcttcggggagttgatacgtctccaacgtatctacttttccaaacacttttgcccttgttttggactctaacttgcatgatttgaatgaaactaacccggactgacgctgttttcagcagaactgccatggtgtggtttattgtgcagaaaacaaaagttctcggaatgacctaaaaatccacggagataacttttggaaaatataaaaaatattggcgaaagaatcaaggccagggggcccacaccctgtccacgagggtggggtgtgcgccccctccccctaggtgcgcccccctgtctcgtgggccccttgatgctccactgacctcaactccaactccatatactcCGTTtagcagagaaaaaaatcagagagaaagtttcatcgcgttttacgatacggagccgccgccaagccctaaattctgtcaggagggatgatctggagtccgttcagggctccggagagggggcgtcgccgtcgtcatcatcaaccatcctccatcaccaatttcatgatgctcaccaccgtgcgtgagtaataccatcataggcttgttggacggtgatgggttggatgagatttaccatgtaatcaagttagttttgttagggtttgatccctagtatccactatgttctgagattgatgttgctatgactttgctatgcttaatgcttgtcactagggcccgagtgccatgatttatgatacgtctccaacgtatctataatttcttattgctccatgctactttatctactgttttggactatattggcctcctatctcgtgggcgccctggacctccaccgacatcaactccaactccatatattcacattcggggagaaaaaatcagagagaaagtttcatcgcgttttacgacacggagccaccgccaagccctaatctctctcaggagggctgatctggagttcgttcggggctccagagaaggggattcgtcgccgtcattatcatcaaccatcctccatcaccaatttcatgatgctcaccaccgtgcgtgagtaattccatcgtaggcttgctggatggtgatgggttggatgagatttaccatgtaatcaagttagttttgttagggtttgatccctagtatccactatgttctgagattgatgttgctatgactaagctatgcttaatgcttgtcactagggcccgagtgccatgatttcagatctgaacctcttatgttctcatgaatatatgtgagttcttgatcctatcttgcaagtctatagtcacctattatgtgttatgatccgacaaccccgaagtgacaataatcgggatacttctcggtgatgaccatagtttgagcagttcatgtattcactaagtgttaatgcgttGGTTCggtattctattaaaaggaggccttaatatcccttagtttccactaggaccccactgccacgggagggtaggacaaaagatgtcatgcaagttcttttccataagcacgtatgactatattcggaatacatgcctatattacattgatgaactagagctagttctgtgtcaccctatcttatagctattacatgaggaatcacatccagtataattatccatcactgatccaatgcctacgagattttcacatattgtgcttcgcttatttacttttccgttgctactgttacaattactacaaaactactatcgttacttttgctactgttaccgttactaccatactactttgctactaaatactttgttgtagatactaagttatccaggtgtggttgaattgacaagtcaattgctaatacttgagaatattctttggctccccttgtgtcgaatcaataaatttgggttgaatactctaccctcgaaagctgttgcgatcccctatacttgtgggtcatcaagatgtcccagttctcatggaggaactggatgagctcgGCTTCCTATTTGCTTTCGAGTGTCGTTGATATGTTGGTTGGAGCAGTTGTGGGATCTTCCAGGTGAATGTGAACCTGCTTCATTTCTCCTGCCGACTGGAAGGCAGATTTAGAAGCTGGCTTCTTAGAGCGAAGCAAACCACTCAGATCAGTGCTTTTCTTGTATTCTTCTAACTCCACCACGGCCATCTGGTCATCAATCTTTGATCCCTTCTGGAGACATTCCTCGGCCCTCTGCCTAttcccagtgatagtgatcacgcccttGGGTCCGGGCATCTTCAGCTTAAGATACACGTGTGTTGGTCGGGCCATGAAACGAGCATACACTGGTCGACCctgaatggcatgataggcactgtgaaaGTCCACCACCTCAAATATCAATTTTTCTTTGCGAAAATTCTTCGAGACACCGAAAACTACATCCAAAACAATCTGGCTGAGTGGCTTTTCTTTCTtccctgggatgactccgtgaaactGCATGTTACTTTCACTAAGccgggacatcagaatgcccatcccctaGAGGTTTTTTGCATATAGAATGTTCAAgccactgcctccatccataagaacTGTGAGCAACCGAGTGCCTCCCACCACCGGTTCGACCACCAAAgcctgccgcccaggggtagcaacgTGAGCTTGGAACATTgtagttgccggagcaaccatgttcacctctcggttgatgactttcagttggcttttgctctcaacatcagcaaaaatcaccaaagtagCATTGACCATCGGGTAATCTTTTGCCTTTTCTTCATCCTCATCCTTGTCGGAGCCCTTCTCACTCAGCTAACCTTCGCGGAACTGTTGGATAAGGAGTCTACACTATCTTGTGGTGTGCTTGGGTAAAATCAGGTTACCCTcttatctttctttgtgtggatggcaCACGGTAGATCCATAACATCCTGACCCGACTGATCCTTCATCTTTTTGGGTATCCACTGGCCCTTCGACTTTCCTTTGTACTTGCCTTGAGTATTCACTACCGCTCCTTCCGCTTGACCAGCGGCTTCAGCTttgcgcttttgcttccgactggaattcccgCCTCCAGTGTCGGGTCAATAGCCTTCCCCTTACCATTgcagagtcggtcttcttcttcgccattcgcgtaccgagtggctatctccatcattcggttTAAGGTcaggtgatatgtccattttgcatcatgcttttatatcaatatttattgcattatgggctgttattacacattatatctaaaTACTTATGGccgttctctcttattttacaaggtttaccgtgaagagggggaatgctggcagctggaattccggctagaaaaggagcaaacgttggaaacctattctgcacagctccaaaagtcctgaaactccatgaaacaactttttggaattaataagaatttctgagcgaaagaaatatgccagggggcccacaccctgtccaggacacaggagggcgcgcctcccccctatagggcgcgcccctatctcctggcccccctggtgggcctctggcatccatcttctgctatatcatcacttttaccctggaaaaaatcgtgggcaagcttacgggacgaaactccaccgccacgaggcggaaccttggcggaatcaatctagggctctggcagagctgttctgccggggactcttccctctgggagggggaaatcatcaccaacgtcatcaccaacgatcctctcatcgggagggggtcaatctccatcaacatcttcacgagcaccatctcctctcaaaaccctagttcatctcgtgtatccaatcttgtatcaaaaccacaaattggtacctatgggttgctagtagtgttgattactccttgtagttgatgctaattggtttacttggtggaagatcatatgttcagatcctttatgcatattattactcctctgattatgaacatgaatatgctttttgagtagtgacgtttgttcctgaggacatgggtgaagtcttgctattagtagtcatgtgaatttggtattcgttcgatattttgatgagatgtatgttgtcttttcctctagtggtgttatgtgaacatcgactacatgacacttcaccattatttgggcctagaggaaggcatggggaagtaataagtagatgatgggttgctagagtgacagaagcttaaaccctagtttatgcgttgcttcgttaggggctgatatggatccgtatgtttaatgatgtggttaggtttaccttaatacttcttttgtagttgcggatgcttgcaataggggttaatcataagtgggatacttgtccaatttagggcagtacccaagtaccggtccactcacatatcaaattatcaaagtaccgaacgcgaatcatatgaacgtgatgaaaactagcttgacgataattcacaatgtgtcctcgggagctcctttatcattattagaaattgtccaggcttatcctttgctacataaaggattgggccaccttgctgcactttgtttactttatttacttgttactcgttaccatttatcttatcacaatactatctatcacctacaatttcagtgcttgcagagaaaaccttactgaaaaccgcttatcatttccttctgctccttgttgggttcgacactcttacttatcaaaaggactacgatagatcccctacacttgtgggtcatcaagactcttttctggcgccattgccagggagtgtagcgcttttggtgagtggaacttggtaagaaaacatttatatagaatgctgaaattttctgttacttgtcactatggaaactaatcctttgaggggcttgtttggggtatcttcaccccaaccagaagagcaaagagtttctcctcaacctactgaaatttatgaaaatatttactttgagattccttcaggtatgatagaaaaactgctagctaatccatttgcaggagatggaacattgcatcccgatttacaccttatctttgtgtgtgaagtttgtggattgtttaagcttgcaggtattcccgatgatgttgtcaaaaggaaggtcttccctttatctttgaagggagatgcattaacatggtataggctatgtgatgatacgggatcttggaattataaccgATTGAAGTTGGaagttcaccagaagttctatcctatgcatcttgttcatcgtgatcgtaattacatatataatttctggcctcgcgaaggagaaagcatctctcaagcttgggggaggcttaagtcaatgttatattcatgcccaatcacgagctctctcgggaaatgattattcagaatttttatgcttggctttctcttgataatcgcaacctgctcgatacttcctgtgctggttcttatatgcaacTCTTAAGATTGtggttctgacgatggtaaggagtcaggtatgaccactactaggaaaaggcctactaatggcgcacctaatttggccattaatggcgcattagtggtgcgccattagtgccacgccattagtataNNNNNNNNNNtcatgggtccaagtggtgttgagggatatgtaggtacgtccatggggatgagcgagggatgctccgcatcatacctCTTTGGTTTGGGCGAGATCgggtccactactaggaaaaggcctactaatggcgcacctaatttggccattaatggcgcattagtggtgcgccattagtgccacgccattagtatattttactaatggcgcaccactggtgcgccattagtataccagatactaatggcgcaccatgtggtgcgccattagtataccattcgGTGCTCCACTAGTATTCCctccaggtgcgccactaataaccttacaggtgcgccactagtaataaaggaaggtgcgccactaataagggcttaatgcgccactagtaatgtatttggaaaacaaaaaaaaNNNNNNNNNNcgccattagtataccattcgGTGCTCCACTAGTATTCCctccaggtgcgccactaataaccttataggtgcgccactagtaataaaggaaggtgcgccactaataagggcttaatgcgccactagtaatgtatttggaaaacaaaaaaaaaatcgaaatttacagaaaacaacctataaggaaaaataatttaaaaacaaaaaatgaaataaaatcataatttttattatagtaagaatattacaatgtctttacagtttccaataaaaggaaaattgcaaggaaataaaagaaaatcctaaaactaatcttttaatcttttcttctttttcttcactttatccctgcaaaatggaacaaaataaacagaaacacaaacaaactatttataacatgtcaatactgtcattttttatgcagaactagatatgagcatatatttccagaattacatggtgtgaatattgtatgagtaagattaaatggaaatgaattttgatAGGAGCCCACTTTCGACGAGTATTTATCTCACAGAGCTAAGTAATCAGGGCATTTACCTTTTGATAATATTATTATACTATACTACCAGTATACTACTCCACTTGGATTTTTTAGATGAGCAGATCTGAGATAGACATATGTTCAAGTGGCTATAGGTAGGCTTGAAGAATTCTCATCGGTTCAAGTGGCTATAGGTAGTCGCACAGCTGGAATATAGACTACTAGTACTATTTGGAAAGAAAACAAGAGCAAATCTGAACGTACTAGTCAGATCCGATCACATTGAGCTAGAAAGAAAATTCATCAGGAAACAGATGGCCGACGACTTACTTGCAGATGTTGAGGATCTCATTGTGACCGGCGAAGACGCTGCGGAGCGCGTTGCAGACGGACTTCTCATAGTGATAGCTGCCGCAGATGAACTCGTTGTCCTGCAGGTAGTCCAGCAGCCAGGAATTAAAGATAGGAGGGCTAGAATTGAAAGAACTAACAATTCATGAGTAGGGCAAACATAAACATGCTCAAGTATAAGAAAAAGGAGAACACCCAATTCTATGCAACAACATAGAAAAAAGGAATAATTTAGCTGATGCATTTGAGCTCATATGCTTTAGAAGTGGTCATACGATGTGTTTAGCATTCCCATACGATGGTgtccttttttcttcttctaagGAGCACATACTCTTTGTGGTATTGTGGTTATACTAAGTTACTAACTCACCAGCAAGCAATCTCAAACAAGTATCAGCAAAAAAAAGGGTTACTTACTAAGTCGAAGCCTGTTCTTTAATGCAGCTAAACAAACATATGTTGTGATAGGTAAAATACCCTTTAAAGCAGGACTGATTCCAGAGTCTATGATGTTCACCAATCAACGCGGTGCTCTATATCTATCACTGCAAGAACTGAAAACAGACTATCCGAAAAAAGTACTAGAACACAAGCAGCAACATAGACGGAAAACAGGAATAGTTCAGCCAAATGCAGTTGAGCCAGTTTCAGGCTAAAGCTAGACCCGGGTTCTGTCTGAAGTCTGAACTGACAAGTTATAATAAGCTCAAGACTGCAGTGACTTTATTCATCCCTATCCAGTATACTCTACTAGTGCAGAAGTGAATTTGTTGTCAAAATTTACTTGGTTGTAAGCGGGAGGTGAAGAACGCCAGAATTATACAACCTGACAGCCCAAGATTCAGATGTTATATGCCGTTCATGTTGCTCAGGGAAACTTGGATCAGAAGTTCAGAACCCAAGATTCAGATGGCATGATGTAGGTGACTCCTAGCTAAATGAGAGCACGCGAGAAACGGCAGGGAGGGAGCGGGTGTTACTTAGCTCACTTGTGAAACGAAGAAGTGGACGGATGCGCGCAGGAGACGACGATACGAAGCGCTCAACTTGGTGGCGCCGGTGGGAATGGCGACCCTAGCAGCTCTGGCGCTGCTTCTGTGCATCTCCATGACCTCCATGGACGGGTGCGCCGCCGCTCAGTACAAGGTGGGCGGGCTGGACGCGTGGGGGGTGCCGCCGTCCAGCAAGCCGGACGTGTATGTGCGGTGGGCCAAGTCCGTCCCCGTCAAGCTCGGcgacgccctcttcttcctctacccACCCATCCAGGACAGCGCCGTGCAGCTCACCGCCAAGGCCTTTGCCGCCTGCGACGTGTCCGACCCGCTGCTCAAGCTGGAGGACGGCAACTCCGTCTTCAACCTCACCAAGCCCAAGCGGGCCTACTTCAGCAGCGCCGCCCCGGGGCGCTGCCGCAAGGGCCAGAAGTTCAAGCTGCGATGATACTTGTAAGAAACAGAATCATAGCCTCGGAGCGGCCAACCTGTGGCAATAATCGAATCAGAGCGGCACATCGGTTCGTACCTGCTCCAATTCTTGCGTGCTGTGGAGGTCAGCATGCAGCGGCCCGTCGAAGGACCGCATAATCGGGAAGCTAGACGAGGATCTGGAAGCCCGGCTATGGCCGTGGCGGCTGGATCTGGGGCCTTGGGGTGGCGGCTGGATCTGGGGCCTTGGGGTGGCGGGGAGCTCCTCCTCCTGCAGCTCGGCGGCCTCCACACCCCAGAGCAACGCCCTCGCCGGAGGACATGGTCACCAGCTCTCCTCTGGATCCGATGAGGAGGGTTGGGGAAGGAGCTCACCACGGCTCCATGCCCTGGATCTGGTGTGAGTGAGGGGGAAAGGGGCTCGCCGTGGTCGGGAGGGAGAGGAATAGGCGGGCGGCCGGGGCTTCCCGATCTAGATCGAAGTCGAGGGAGGTGGGTGGGTGTGTcaggaggaagggggaggggagaGAACATGACTAGAGGGAGGGGATAAggggtgatagcaatggcgcactggtaggggtgcgccatacgtgtagatagcaatggcgcatctcgtactagtgcgccattactagttaaaactagtaatggcgcacggtggaacagtgcgccattagtagttttgcaaaaaaaggaataaaaaaaacaacattagtggcgcactttccgacatgtgcgccattactagttacaactagtaatggcgcaatgtgtccggatgcgccattagtatgtttggacaggcgcactagttcaaaaaaattttgatactaatggcgcaccttgggccaggtgcgccattagtagtttcaactctaatggcatatcagaaggtggtgcgccattagtatatactaatggcgcaccgcttgtctggtgcgccattagtgtcaatcccatctatagccctttttctagtagtggacacctaagttcgattgtgttaaatcttttatggataccgatgcttttcgcggatttagcgctaagtatgtgctacgtcttgagcttgcgttggttttcctcgaagaggagagggtgatgcagcaaagtgtagcgtaagtatttccctcagttttgagaaccaaggtatcaatccagtaggaggctcctcaaaagtccaacgcacctacacaaacaaactgggaactcacaaccaacgcaataaaggggttgtcaatcccttcacggccacttgcgaaagtgagatctaataaagatagtatgataagataaatatatttttggtattttataagttagatgcaaaaagtaaagatgcaaataaagtagattgaaagcaaatatgacaagagatagacccgggggccataggtttcactagaggcttctctcaagatagcataagtattacagtgggtgagcaaattactgtcgagcaattgatagaaaagtgcatagttatgagattatctaggcatgatcatgtatataggcatcacatccataagtagaccgactcctgcctgcatctactactattactccacacatcgaccgctatctagcatgcatctagagtattaagttcataagaacggagcaacgcattaagcaagatgacatgatgtagagggataaacacatgcaatatgatataaaccccatcttgttatcctcgatggcaacaatacaatatgtgtcttgcaaccctttctgtcactgggtaagaacaccgcaagattgaacccaaagctaagcgcttctcccatggcaagaaagatcaatctagtaggcgaaaccaaactgacaattcgaagagacttgcaaagataactcaatcatacataaaagaattcagagaagactcaaatattattcatagataaacttgatcataaacccacaattcatcggatctcgacaaacacaccgcaaaaagagattacatcgaatagatctccacaagagagggggataacattgtattgagatccaaaaagagagaagaatccatctagctaataactatggacccgtaggtctgtggtaaactactcacaactcattggaggggcaaggatgttgatgtagaggccctccatggttgcttTCCCCTCCCACAgtgtgccggcaagggctccaagatgggatctcacggatacagaaggttacggaggtggaaattgtgtttcgtggtgctcctggatgttttcggggtacgtaggtatatataggaggaagaagtacgtcggtggacgcccaaggggcccacgagacaggggggcgcgccctgggggggggcgccctcctatctcgtgggaccctcggagctttcttgacttgcactccaggctatcccgatcagatttgttccaaaaataacgctcccgaaggtttcattccgtttggactccgtttgatattccttttcttcgaaatactgaaataggcaaaaaaatagcaatatgggctcggcctctggttagtaggttagtcccaaaaatgatataaatgtgtaaagtaaagcccataaacatccaaaaggggtagtataatagcatggaacaatcaaaaattatagatacgttggagacgtatcaagcatccccaagcttaattccttctcgtccttgagtaggtaaatgataaaaaagaaatttttgatgtggaatgctatctagcatatttctaaatgtaattttctttattgtggcatgaatgttcagatccaaatgaatacaaaataaaagttcatattgacataagaaatagtaatacttcaagcatactaatcaaagtaatcatgtcttctcaaaatagcatggctaaagaaagttatccctacaaaatcatatagtctggctatgctctatcttcatcacacaaagtatttaatcatgcacaaccctgatgagaagccaagcaattgtttcatactttaataatctcaaactttttcaactttcacgcaatacatgagcgtgagccatggacatagcactaaatgtggaatagaatggtggttgtggagaaggcaaaaaggagaagatagtctcacatcaactaggcatatcaacaggctatggagatgcccattaatagatatcaatgtgagtgagtagggattgccatgcaacggatgcactagagctataaatatatgaaagctcaacaaaagaaactaagtggggtgcatccaacttgcttgctcacgaagacctagggcactttgaggaagcccatcattggaatatacaagccaagttctataatgaaaaattcccactagtatatgaaa is a window of Triticum dicoccoides isolate Atlit2015 ecotype Zavitan chromosome 2B, WEW_v2.0, whole genome shotgun sequence DNA encoding:
- the LOC119360396 gene encoding early nodulin-like protein 1 gives rise to the protein MADDLLADVEDLIVTGEDAAERVADGLLIVIAAADELVVLQGNLDQKFRTQDSDGMMRRRYEALNLVAPVGMATLAALALLLCISMTSMDGCAAAQYKVGGLDAWGVPPSSKPDVYVRWAKSVPVKLGDALFFLYPPIQDSAVQLTAKAFAACDVSDPLLKLEDGNSVFNLTKPKRAYFSSAAPGRCRKGQKFKLR